A DNA window from Flavisolibacter ginsenosidimutans contains the following coding sequences:
- a CDS encoding T9SS type B sorting domain-containing protein — translation MLRAFLMSLAACFFYVEMMAQGCPPNIDFEAGNFNNWTCYTGFTASVGGVNQINLTVSGPTFNRHTMYTASTGETDPYGGFSVHCPNGSRHSIRLGNDQGGGEAEGISYEFAIPANRNEYSLIYQYAVVFEDPVHEVSQQPRMVVEITNVTDNEIISCSSLTFIPFGNILPGFFESSTKGPDGTPIWCKDWSAVSINLDHLAGKTIKLFFKTADCTFRRHFGYAYIDVNSECSSEFVGATFCADDTAVTVTAPYGYQNYTWYNNNFTQVLGNEQRLRFYPPPPVGTTVAVEVIPYNGYGCIDTLYARLVDTLKLRAHAGSDALYCGNEPVMIGENPKPEVVYSWSPAIGLSDPNIADPLASPQTTTTYLLTVRSSGGGCRNQDSVVVRSSSLDSTLTVLGKTVYCLGNDDSTVLNVQAADKIQWYKNGVPVTGANKPRYEVTQTGSYSAVLSSNLGCTVNTRSQSVLIDQAKPGITYPVEYAAINLPYSLQARTFGTSVLWQPSTYLDNPSSVTPMFKGATEQSYTIRIETVTGCVTVDTQLVKVVPQADIFVPTAFTPNGDGMNDILRPVLMGIKQLTYFRIYNRWGQLLHETRIASAEWDGKVGGVPQPSGVVVWIAEGIGSDGRIYTRKGTSVLIR, via the coding sequence TTGCTCCGTGCCTTTTTAATGAGCCTCGCGGCTTGTTTTTTTTATGTAGAAATGATGGCGCAAGGCTGCCCGCCCAACATAGATTTTGAAGCGGGCAATTTCAACAACTGGACTTGCTACACGGGCTTTACGGCTTCGGTTGGCGGTGTCAACCAAATTAATCTTACGGTTTCTGGACCAACCTTCAACAGGCATACGATGTACACGGCCAGCACAGGCGAAACGGATCCTTATGGCGGCTTTTCGGTCCATTGCCCGAACGGGAGCCGGCACTCCATTCGTCTGGGCAACGACCAGGGAGGCGGCGAAGCCGAAGGCATTTCATACGAGTTTGCCATCCCTGCAAACCGCAACGAATATTCACTCATCTACCAATACGCGGTTGTATTTGAAGACCCGGTACACGAAGTATCGCAGCAACCGAGGATGGTAGTGGAAATAACCAACGTAACCGATAACGAAATAATATCCTGTTCGTCGCTCACCTTTATTCCGTTTGGAAACATTCTTCCCGGTTTTTTTGAATCATCCACCAAAGGACCCGACGGAACGCCGATATGGTGTAAGGATTGGTCGGCCGTTTCCATCAACCTTGACCACCTTGCCGGCAAAACCATCAAGCTTTTTTTTAAAACCGCCGATTGCACCTTCCGCCGGCATTTCGGCTATGCTTACATTGACGTAAACTCGGAGTGCAGCAGCGAATTTGTAGGCGCAACGTTTTGTGCAGATGATACAGCCGTCACCGTTACGGCGCCTTACGGTTATCAAAACTATACGTGGTACAACAACAACTTTACACAAGTACTGGGCAACGAACAAAGGCTGCGTTTTTATCCGCCGCCGCCTGTAGGAACAACGGTTGCTGTTGAAGTTATTCCCTATAATGGTTACGGTTGCATTGATACTTTGTATGCGCGGTTGGTGGATACGCTGAAGTTGCGTGCCCACGCAGGTTCAGACGCACTTTATTGCGGCAACGAACCGGTAATGATTGGCGAAAATCCCAAGCCCGAAGTGGTGTATAGTTGGAGCCCGGCCATCGGGCTTAGTGATCCGAATATTGCGGATCCGTTGGCAAGCCCGCAAACAACAACTACTTATTTACTTACGGTCCGAAGCAGCGGCGGTGGCTGCCGCAATCAGGACTCGGTAGTAGTTCGTTCTTCATCTCTCGACAGTACATTAACCGTGCTTGGCAAAACGGTTTATTGTTTGGGCAACGACGATAGCACCGTTTTAAATGTACAAGCGGCCGACAAAATACAATGGTATAAAAATGGCGTTCCTGTAACCGGCGCAAACAAGCCGCGTTACGAGGTTACACAGACAGGCTCTTACTCGGCGGTACTTTCAAGTAATCTTGGCTGCACCGTCAATACCCGGTCACAATCCGTATTGATTGACCAGGCAAAGCCTGGCATCACTTACCCTGTTGAATACGCTGCCATTAACCTCCCTTATTCATTGCAAGCCCGAACTTTTGGGACAAGCGTTTTATGGCAACCTTCCACTTATCTCGACAATCCTTCTTCTGTAACACCAATGTTTAAAGGTGCGACGGAACAATCTTACACTATCCGCATTGAAACCGTTACCGGCTGTGTTACGGTGGACACGCAATTGGTGAAAGTCGTACCGCAAGCCGACATCTTTGTGCCTACCGCGTTTACGCCAAACGGCGACGGAATGAACGATATTCTTCGCCCTGTACTAATGGGGATTAAGCAACTAACTTATTTCCGTATTTACAATCGCTGGGGACAATTGCTGCACGAAACAAGAATTGCCAGCGCAGAATGGGACGGCAAAGTAGGCGGTGTGCCGCAGCCAAGCGGCGTAGTTGTTTGGATAGCCGAAGGCATTGGTTCCGATGGACGCATTTACACCCGAAAAGGCACGAGTGTATTAATAAGATAA
- a CDS encoding S8 family serine peptidase has protein sequence MAKKKASPNTNPKNNGATATSASVEQLLTTALERGSDTLETGRYIVTFKEGAGEAALDSFSSEHGLRVADARDFKDQAAVLEAADDADVFHFPEIGAALISGGAAQSRSLTAQAELTTDSPYETIEPEYFAFSDQVTREFMRTYGTKTEKTSGDFLRGFLQAAEMIAREFGFDQEGAIEEGVEAEVVGATWGLNVCKVPPSVRSGLGIRVAVLDTGFALNHPDFIGRPIASATFVGQPVQDLNGHGTHTAGTACGPKAPAGTTPRYGIGYRASMFIGKVLQNNGSGTTATVLAGMNWAIANRCPVISMSLGAQTGVQAAYTAAGQSALNNGLLMIAAAGNAAAPTGAPANSPTIMSVAALDQNLRPASFSDFGKIEIAGPGVDVFSSWYMPVRYKIISGTSMATPHVSGCAALWAETSPNLRALNLWKKLQATAKHLPYPATRVGAGLVQAP, from the coding sequence ATGGCAAAGAAAAAAGCTTCACCAAACACAAATCCGAAAAACAATGGCGCCACTGCTACTTCAGCATCCGTTGAACAATTGCTCACAACGGCGTTGGAACGTGGCAGTGATACACTCGAAACCGGCCGTTACATTGTTACCTTCAAAGAAGGAGCCGGCGAAGCAGCACTGGATTCGTTTAGCAGCGAACACGGTTTGCGTGTTGCCGATGCTCGCGATTTCAAAGACCAAGCTGCCGTTTTAGAAGCCGCCGATGATGCCGATGTTTTTCATTTCCCGGAAATCGGCGCTGCACTCATTAGTGGAGGTGCCGCACAATCACGCAGCCTTACGGCACAAGCTGAACTGACTACAGACAGTCCGTACGAAACAATCGAACCTGAATACTTTGCTTTTTCCGACCAGGTAACCCGTGAATTTATGCGCACCTACGGCACCAAAACCGAAAAGACATCAGGTGATTTTTTGCGCGGCTTTTTGCAGGCAGCCGAAATGATCGCACGTGAATTTGGTTTTGATCAGGAAGGCGCCATTGAAGAAGGAGTAGAAGCCGAAGTGGTGGGTGCAACCTGGGGCTTGAATGTGTGCAAAGTGCCGCCGAGTGTTCGCAGCGGATTGGGCATCCGCGTAGCCGTTTTGGATACCGGCTTCGCTTTAAATCATCCCGACTTTATCGGACGGCCAATTGCAAGCGCAACGTTCGTAGGCCAGCCGGTACAGGATTTAAACGGACACGGAACGCATACTGCCGGCACTGCATGTGGACCCAAAGCACCCGCTGGTACAACACCGCGCTATGGAATAGGCTATCGTGCTTCGATGTTTATTGGAAAAGTTTTACAGAACAATGGTTCGGGTACAACGGCAACCGTATTAGCCGGCATGAACTGGGCCATCGCCAATCGCTGTCCCGTCATCTCCATGTCGCTCGGTGCACAAACAGGAGTACAAGCTGCTTACACCGCCGCCGGACAATCGGCACTAAACAACGGCCTTCTGATGATTGCCGCCGCAGGCAATGCTGCCGCACCAACCGGAGCTCCGGCCAATTCGCCAACCATCATGTCGGTAGCTGCACTTGACCAAAACCTGCGGCCCGCTTCCTTCTCGGATTTTGGGAAGATTGAAATTGCAGGTCCGGGCGTTGATGTCTTTTCTTCCTGGTACATGCCGGTACGTTACAAAATCATCAGCGGAACCAGCATGGCCACACCGCACGTTTCGGGTTGCGCTGCACTTTGGGCAGAAACTTCGCCCAATCTTCGTGCACTTAATTTGTGGAAGAAACTACAGGCAACAGCCAAGCATCTTCCATACCCCGCTACACGGGTTGGCGCAGGGCTTGTGCAGGCACCATAA
- a CDS encoding SPOR domain-containing protein, translating into MKKLLLLLCLFVGAACFAQDTIAYDGPAVIVHKDPRLDLLVKKQAYINITAKKASGHTMRGYRLLVINTNSRDEAIAAKTKIYTHFPDQKAYLTYQSPFFKLKAGNYQTRDEAKRYQELMNTIFPKGVFIISDTIEVKPEKEAEESPLVP; encoded by the coding sequence ATGAAAAAACTTCTTCTTCTTCTTTGCTTGTTCGTTGGCGCGGCTTGTTTTGCACAGGATACAATTGCGTATGATGGACCGGCTGTGATTGTACACAAAGATCCGCGGCTTGATTTGCTGGTGAAGAAACAAGCTTACATCAACATCACAGCAAAGAAAGCATCAGGACATACCATGCGCGGCTATCGGCTTCTCGTCATCAATACCAATAGCCGCGATGAAGCCATCGCTGCCAAAACAAAAATCTACACGCACTTCCCCGACCAGAAAGCGTACCTTACTTATCAATCGCCTTTCTTTAAGCTAAAGGCCGGCAATTACCAAACACGCGACGAGGCCAAACGTTACCAGGAATTGATGAACACTATTTTTCCCAAAGGCGTTTTCATCATCAGCGACACCATTGAAGTAAAGCCGGAAAAAGAAGCCGAGGAAAGTCCTCTGGTTCCTTAA
- the deoC gene encoding deoxyribose-phosphate aldolase, producing the protein MSLAQFIDHTILKNTTTIADVDKICEEAVHHSFAAVCVPPYFVSDARKLLENSAVKVATVIGFPFGYHHYKTKLEETNIAIEEGADELDVVMNIAAFKSNDLAYVETEIGVLSKLTSDKSKTLKVIIESGVLSDEEIVRCCEIYQHYPVQFLKTSTGFGGEGASVHAVQLMRKHLPASIQIKASGGIRTAEFAQQLIDAGATRLGCSAGVAIVKGESGSGNY; encoded by the coding sequence ATGTCGTTAGCCCAATTTATTGATCATACAATTTTGAAAAACACGACCACGATTGCTGACGTTGACAAAATTTGCGAAGAAGCCGTACACCACAGCTTTGCGGCCGTTTGCGTACCTCCGTATTTTGTAAGCGACGCAAGAAAACTGCTGGAAAATTCGGCAGTGAAAGTGGCCACGGTGATTGGTTTTCCGTTTGGCTATCATCATTACAAAACCAAATTGGAGGAAACCAATATCGCCATAGAAGAAGGCGCTGATGAATTGGACGTGGTGATGAATATCGCCGCGTTTAAAAGCAACGACCTTGCTTACGTGGAAACCGAAATCGGCGTTCTTTCAAAACTGACAAGCGATAAAAGCAAAACCTTGAAGGTGATCATCGAAAGCGGCGTTTTATCCGATGAAGAAATTGTTCGCTGTTGCGAAATCTATCAGCATTACCCGGTGCAGTTTTTAAAAACATCCACTGGCTTTGGCGGCGAAGGTGCATCGGTACACGCGGTTCAGCTCATGCGAAAACATTTGCCGGCGAGCATTCAAATTAAAGCCAGCGGCGGCATTCGCACCGCTGAATTTGCACAGCAGTTGATTGATGCCGGCGCCACCCGCCTGGGTTGCAGTGCCGGCGTTGCCATTGTCAAAGGCGAAAGCGGCAGCGGGAATTACTAA